Proteins co-encoded in one Ziziphus jujuba cultivar Dongzao chromosome 9, ASM3175591v1 genomic window:
- the LOC107426017 gene encoding protein HUA2-LIKE 2, translated as MAPSRRKGASKAAAAAAARRQWKVGDLVLAKVKGYPAWPAEVTEPEKWGFSADWKKVVVHFFGTQQIAFCNPADVEPFTEEKKQSLLVKRHGKGADFVRALQEIIDSYEKLEKQDQVDDCNSEEVARANVGNSMDSSANFESKDQVEVPNATLDSRLSSSNFTNDGNEPSLPVDDTSATAQTDAVLDKGEPSDSAAVTETPLPTIYSRRRSRELRPQNGISQRKETAVRRSRSSSRVESRRLQSFLVQYNDSGKTAGDISANTIHDGSLRRNKRNRKSPDASEYDGFDSPAFCGSIEDDGSEIVTVESDTISFNEGSTIDSGCKVENSETVVECLEGDVELNKGLDLQIKAVVIKKKRKPNRKRATNDVAETTVIVEKEVGMGVGVQSTSEDSQTACVKNNESGSKEDGDEHLPLVKRARVRMGKQSSAKEELNSLSNTEENAQKEVTVCLSEPVNTSLNCAVECPANRDSSMVNGASENVSPSRNCSQFPGYRSHLWKAQKDQPFGCSVDGEAALPPSKRLHRALEAMSANAAEEGQACTDALSTMEMVTNNRCSTSSISRFPHMATESKTEVGLGLQDVDSFENNPHRVDAPGLSACSNPVITEENNKSSMEIDYQGSRVESSTLRNDESCKDFFLNAEDHDDGMNNSVRTDVNNTVITAIQSQSSRDLLSNLDRSEVDVGTTLGSANEFLPRKDEDNSINIESSNSDVEKLDKESDASEHTVMCLDPGSSTNVNGIKVSPQEATDVLQLLKVEATGCEDTRSLELPLDDRRVVDNMSEVVKEAMHKQETKDPISLSLPNENMGDVSGMRPSPCLTDGGDSLAQGSPATTSICQMSTSDSSNVVQHNSSCSPDPPVHQKTTLCAPTVDEEGKFETMVTERPKSIGKNAEAQVALSSFEAMLGTLTRTKESIGRATRVAIDCAKFGVASKVIEVLARFLETESSLHRRVDLFFLVDSVTQCSRGLKGDVGGKYLLAIQTLLPRLLSAAAPPGNSAHENRRQCLKVLRLWLERRIFPETIIRHHMRELDSHSGSSSSGFSRRSSRTERSLDDPLREMEGMLVDEYGSNSSFQLPGFCMPRMLKDEDDGSDSDGGSFEAVTPEHNPENHDECQTLPATEKRRHILEDVDGELEMEDVAPSCEVELNPSYVDGGNATQISHNQFEQLYPLPFAPPLPQDVPPSSPPLPSSPPPPPPAGVAPPCAMPNSYVNGMDSKHYADARNMQDNMVQSQSNAQRSNSAISDAVQYHGSECRDPQTQMPESNSCSFSSYSVQSVRNVPQCDSAAFHNKGYPLRPPHPPPSNQFSYVHGDQHFKSRREAAPPPSYSNRFHYANNGDRENFYDTHDRGKPAPNEFHDSWRKPAPYERDSWRFPPHTFSDHRYPDKGKSYAPSPYVGPPCEPSRVPSQGWRFPPRSMNHRNSLPFRPPFEGPIPVAGRENGNPNRISESYGFRFCSLEREREREKQRDMGASPSVPEKSIHEFTVKDSRGKDVDLSIYKGKVLLVVNVASKCGFTDSNYTQLTELYNKYKDKGFEILAFPCNQFLKQEPGTSLDAEEFACTRYKAEYPIFQKVRVNGQEAAPVYKFLKASKSGFLGARIKWNFTKFLVDGEGHVIGRYSTTTSPLSIENDIKKALGE; from the exons ATGGCGCCAAGTCGAAGAAAAGGTGCCAGCAAAGCCGCCGCCGCTGCCGCCGCTCGCCGGCAGTGGAAGGTCGGCGATCTTGTTCTTGCTAAAGTCAAGGGTTACCCTGCTTGGCCTGCCGAG GTAACTGAGCCGGAAAAGTGGGGCTTCTCTGCTGATTGGAAAAAAGTAGTTGTTCACTTCTTTGGAACCCAACAGAT AGCCTTTTGCAACCCTGCAGATGTTGAGCCATTTACTGAAGAGAAGAAACAATCACTTCTTGTCAAGCGTCATGGAAAGGGTGCTGATTTTGTCCGTGCATTGCAAGAAATTATTGATAGCTATGAGAAGTTGGAGAAACAGGACCAAGTTGATGATTGTAACTCTGAAGAAGTTGCTCGAGCAAATGTTGGAAACTCAATGGACTCTTCGGCGAACTTTGAGTCAAAGGATCAGGTAGAAGTTCCAAATGCAACTCTTGATTCTAGATTAAGCTCATCGAATTTTACAAATGATGGAAATGAGCCAAGTCTTCCAGTTGACGATACTTCAGCCACTGCACAAACTGATGCTGTGTTAGATAAAGGGGAACCTAGTGATAGTGCTGCAGTTACAGAAACACCTTTGCCAACCATATACTCGAGGAGAAGATCTAGAGAATTGCGACCGCAGAATGGTATTTCACAGAGAAAAGAAACAGCAGTTAGAAGGTCTAGAAGCTCATCTAGGGTAGAATCCCGTAGGTTACAAAGCTTTCTAGTGCAGTATAATGATAGTGGAAAGACTGCTGGGGACATATCAGCTAACACAATTCATGATGGCTCATTGAGAAGAAATAAGCGAAATAGAAAATCGCCAGATGCCTCTGAATATGATGGTTTTGATTCACCTGCTTTTTGTGGTAGCATTGAAGATGATGGTTCTGAAATTGTCACAGTTGAGTCTGACACCATTAGTTTCAACGAAGGGAGTACTATTGATTCTGGTTGTAAAGTCGAAAATTCAGAGACTGTTGTTGAATGCTTGGAGGGTGATGTTGAGTTGAACAAAGGTCTTGATCTCCAAATAAAGGCAGTTgttatcaaaaagaaaaggaagccaAACAGAAAGCGGGCAACTAATGATGTAGCTGAAACTACTGTTATAGTGGAGAAGGAAGTGGGAATGGGCGTTGGTGTGCAAAGTACTAGTGAAGATTCTCAAACTGCTTGTGTCAAGAATAATGAAAGTGGTTCCAAGGAAGATGGAGATGAGCACTTGCCATTGGTGAAACGAGCTAGGGTACGTATGGGGAAACAATCTTCTGCAAAGGAGGAGCTAAATAGCCTTTCAAACACTGAAGAGAATGCTCAGAAAGAAGTTACGGTTTGCCTATCAGAACCAGTAAACACATCTTTAAATTGTGCCGTTGAATGTCCTGCCAATAGGGACTCATCAATGGTGAATGGAGCTTCGGAAAATGTATCACCTTCACGCAATTGCAGTCAGTTTCCTGGATACAGGTCTCATCTTTGGAAAGCTCAAAAAGATCAACCATTTGGCTGCTCAGTTGATGGTGAAGCTGCTTTACCACCATCCAAACGCCTTCATCGTGCTCTTGAAGCAATGTCAGCCAATGCTGCTGAAGAAGGTCAAGCATGTACTGATGCATTGTCAACCATGGAGATGGTTACTAACAATAGATGTTCTACCTCTTCAATAAGCAGATTCCCTCATATGGCCACAGAAAGCAAAACTGAGGTTGGCTTGGGCCTACAAGATGTGGATTCTTTTGAGAACAATCCTCATCGGGTTGATGCACCTGGACTATCTGCTTGTTCAAACCCTGTAATCACTgaggaaaataataaatcatctaTGGAAATAGATTATCAGGGTAGTAGGGTTGAAAGTTCTACACTTCGAAATGATGAGTCTTGCAAAGATTTTTTCCTGAATGCTGAGGATCATGATGATGGTATGAATAATAGTGTTAGGACCGATGTTAATAACACTGTCATTACTGCAATCCAAAGTCAAAGTTCAAGAGATTTGTTGTCTAATCTCGACAGAAGTGAGGTTGATGTAGGAACTACTCTAGGTTCTGCAAATGAGTTTTTGCCTCGAAAGGATGAAGACAATAGCATAAATATAGAATCAAGCAATTCTGATGTTGAAAAGCTGGATAAAGAATCTGATGCGTCTGAACATACTGTTATGTGTCTAGATCCTGGATCAAGTACCAATGTCAATGGCATCAAAGTTTCACCCCAAGAGGCTACTGATGTTCTTCAGCTGCTAAAGGTAGAGGCTACTGGTTGCGAGGATACAAGGTCTTTGGAGCTTCCACTTGATGACCGCAGAGTTGTTGATAACAT gTCAGAGGTTGTGAAAGAGGCCATGCATAAGCAAGAGACGAAGGATCCAATTTCTCTGTCTCTTCCAAATGAAAACATGGGTGATGTCTCTGGCATGCGTCCAAGTCCATGTCTAACAGATGGGGGTGATTCTCTTGCCCAGGGATCTCCTGCCACTACCTCAATTTGCCAAATGTCTACTTCAGATAGTAGTAATGTCGTTCAACATAATAGCAGTTGTAGCCCCGATCCACCTGTGCACCAAAAGACTACTTTGTGTGCTCCAACTGTTGATGAAGAAGGAAAATTTGAAACAATGGTGACTGAGAGACCAAAATCAATTGGCAAGAATGCAGAAGCACAGGTGGCTTTATCATCCTTTGAGGCAATGCTTGGAACATTGACAAGGACAAAAGAGAGCATTGGTCGAGCAACACGTGTAGCAATTGACTGTGCAAAGTTTGGTGTAGCTTCCAAG gTTATAGAAGTTCTTGCCCGGTTTTTGGAAACTGAGTCAAGCTTACACCGAAGGGTGGACTTATTCTTCCTTGTGGATTCCGTTACACAGTGCTCTCGAGGTTTGAAAG GTGATGTTGGTGGTAAATACCTTTTGGCTATTCAAACTTTACTACCACGGTTGTTATCTGCTGCTGCTCCTCCTGGAAATTCTGCACATGAAAATCGTAGGCAGTGTCTTAAG GTTTTGAGGCTTTGGCTGGAAAGGAGGATCTTCCCTGAAACTATCATCCGTCACCATATGCGAGAACTGGACTCACATAgcggttcttcttcttctggctTCTCTAGGCGTTCTTCAAGAACAGAAAGGTCTCTGGATGATCCTCTTAGAGAAATGGAGGGTATGCTTGTTGACGAGTATGGAAG CAATTCAAGTTTTCAGCTCCCGGGTTTTTGTATGCCCCGCATGCTTAAGGACGAAGATGATGGAAGTGATTCTGATGGTGGGAGTTTTGAGGCTGTCACTCCTGAGCATAATCCTGAAAACCATGACGAATGCCAAACCTTACCTGCCACTGAAAAGCGTAGGCATATTTTGGAAGATGTTGATGGAGAGCTTGAAATGGAGGATGTGGCCCCTTCTTGTGAAGTAGAATTGAATCCATCATATGTTGATGGAGGGAATGCTACACAGATATCTCATAACCAGTTTGAACAGCTTTATCCACTGCCATTTGCACCTCCCCTTCCACAGGATGTGCCACCATCCTCACCTCCTCTACCCTCTtcccctcctcctcctcctcctgctGGAGTTGCCCCACCATGTGCTATGCCCAATTCCTATGTCAATGGCATGGATTCGAAACATTATGCAGATGCACGT AATATGCAAGACAACATGGTACAATCACAGTCAAATGCCCAGAGAAGTAACAGCGCAATCTCTGATGCAGTGCAATATCATGGATCCGAATGTAGAGATCCTCAGACACAGATGCCTGAATCTAATTCGTGCTCCTTCAGTAGTTATTCTGTACAGTCAGTGAGAAATGTTCCACAGTGTGATAGTGCTGCCTTTCATAACAAGGGCTACCCTTTAAGGCCGCCTCATCCCCCACCATCAAATCAGTTTTCTTATGTTCATGGAGACCAGCATTTCAAGTCTCGGAGGGAGGCTGCACCACCACCTTCCTACTCCAACAGGTTCCACTATGCAAACAATGGGGATAGAGAGAACTTTTATGATACTCATGATAGAGGGAAACCTGCTCCAAATGAGTTCCATGACAGCTGGAGAAAACCAGCTCCATATGAACGCGATAGCTGGAGGTTTCCTCCACATACCTTTTCGG ATCATCGATATCCTGACAAAGGAAAATCATATGCTCCTAGTCCGTATGTGGGTCCTCCATGTGAACCATCAAGAGTACCCAGCCAAGGATGGAGATTTCCACCAAGGTCAATGAACCACCGAAACTCCTTGCCTTTTAGACCTCCTTTTGAAGGTCCAATTCCTGTGGCAGGAAGAG aaaatggaaatccCAATCGAATCTCCGAGAGCTACGGTTTCAGGTTTTGTTcgttggagagagagagagagagagagaaacagagagacATGGGTGCTTCTCCTTCAGTGCCTGAAAAATCCATCCACGAATTCACTGTCAAG GATAGCAGAGGTAAGGACGTCGACCTGAGTATTTACAAAGGGAAGGTCCTTCTTGTGGTTAACGTTGCTTCCAAATG TGGCTTCACAGATTCAAATTATACTCAGTTGACTGAGCTCTACAACAAATACAAGGACAAAg gTTTTGAGATCTTGGCCTTTCCGTGCAATCAATTTCTAAAGCAAGAGCCTGGGACCAGCCTGGATGCTGAAGAATTTGCGTGTACAAGATACAAAGCCGAGTATCCAATATTCCAAAAG
- the LOC107426013 gene encoding EID1-like F-box protein 3: MKALTGSSLWESPASIVQMSANRRMRRTSPDQGSGSDSDNSGIVNEKILLLVFKSIRWDIQTLCLVASVNRKLQAIVTRLLWREACENRAPRMVAALTKSASNGRIGGGWRSLAKLMFFCCGCESTRHFRVSRSSPGHVVRANPTRFSKTSGRSFLVRQCRGDVLFVSDPCEHPMGEKEDDLGIYRGVFEGFIRSRTRAYLIGRQVELEERVRCPYCGARVWSMTAARLVPKSAARRLGSHDGGLEYFVCVNGHLHGSCWLVPLSSDEDNVDEEDDEDGNGDDDFAGDDGAQSIDDEDLTVATNRRSMISDKKLLLEMDPQVDCMRGPHVASSSVGASRFSFER, from the coding sequence ATGAAAGCGTTGACAGGGTCTTCCCTTTGGGAGTCTCCAGCTAGTATTGTTCAAATGAGTGCGAACAGGAGGATGAGAAGGACCTCTCCGGATCAGGGATCGGGGTCCGACTCCGACAACTCGGGGATTGTCAATGAGAAAATACTCCTCCTCGTCTTCAAGTCTATTAGATGGGACATACAGACGCTCTGCTTGGTCGCGTCGGTGAACCGGAAACTTCAAGCAATAGTGACCAGACTACTATGGCGAGAGGCGTGCGAGAATCGCGCCCCGCGCATGGTAGCGGCACTGACGAAAAGTGCGTCGAATGGTAGAATAGGCGGTGGATGGCGTTCCCTCGCCAAGCTAATGTTCTTCTGCTGCGGATGCGAGTCGACTCGGCATTTCAGAGTGAGTCGATCATCGCCGGGTCACGTCGTGAGAGCCAACCCGACCCGATTTTCGAAAACTTCGGGACGGAGTTTTCTGGTTAGGCAGTGTCGTGGCGACGTGCTGTTCGTGAGCGATCCTTGCGAGCATCCAATGGGAGAAAAGGAAGACGATTTGGGAATCTACAGAGGAGTATTCGAGGGATTTATAAGATCGAGAACGAGAGCGTATTTGATCGGACGGCAGGTGGAGCTGGAAGAGAGAGTGAGATGTCCTTACTGTGGAGCCCGCGTGTGGAGCATGACTGCGGCTCGGCTCGTTCCAAAGAGTGCGGCTAGACGGCTCGGCTCACATGATGGCGGTTTGGAGTATTTCGTATGTGTGAATGGGCATTTACATGGATCGTGCTGGCTCGTCCCTCTGTCTTCCGATGAGGATAATGTGGACGAGGAAGATGACGAAGATGGCAACGGGGATGATGATTTCGCGGGTGATGATGGGGCCCAGTCAATCGATGATGAGGATCTGACGGTAGCAACAAACAGAAGAAGCATGATATCCGATAAGAAGTTGTTGTTGGAAATGGACCCACAAGTTGATTGCATGCGTGGTCCCCATGTTGCTTCAAGTTCTGTGGGCGCTAGCAGATTTAGTTTTGAGCGTTAG